The Vicia villosa cultivar HV-30 ecotype Madison, WI linkage group LG1, Vvil1.0, whole genome shotgun sequence genome includes a region encoding these proteins:
- the LOC131645110 gene encoding probable protein phosphatase 2C 62 encodes MTNLFSRTFHCLWFPSTILPPKPPSKNLPFSSSIHLPKRQIHVLPSSASSSTPSPHEHEPVELISSTQHSDGSIVFTFGNASEIREMVDELDKQKLVPEGVIEEGGVGVLLSDDGVGKMRNEDDSNLGEEIESSSTVVVDVADQNPQLLASEEEISVVFESDNETVNNDLQNIDENLMLDSAEPTGFPSVSKEDSQVDSYEEVGVSIVSPAVSDVVSDLSGGGSLEVEVKEVYDDGGVDRAANSPAGGVDASDLTELVQVSTSIESGHSVNGTTSNLTSSVDADISELETVSTSLESVQDDYSATDNLSGSVDAETSKLGPVTTSSESVQDDYSATDNLTGNVDTETNELVPVSTSSESAQDEYSATDNLTDSVDTETNELVPVSTLESAQDDYSATDNLTESVDIETNEFVPVSTSSDFVQNDFSATENLTSSVDAETNELVQVSTSSESAQDDYSATDNLTESVDIETNEFVPVSTSSESAQDDYSATDNLTGSVDAETSELVPVSTSSESEQVGYSAAGILTGTSIGADISELEPVSISLESTQDDYSATANLTGSVEEDITEIVPVLTSSESEQVGYTATDNLTGGVDAETNELVPESTTLESEQFGYSATDNLAGSVDADNYDTVPLSTSLESEQVDYSATDNLTDSVDESIVSESGPVPISLDSDQSVDRETTSLTDGVVAEFSESVPISTSVEAEQVDYSTTDDLTASVDTELSELVPLSTSLEPEKVDYSATDNLTDHVDDGIISELVPVPNSSDSEQSVNTETTHPADGVDAEFSELVPLSTSLEADQVEYSETGNLTSGVDTELNALAPTSTSLEPEQLDYNAIDNLTGGIDTELTESAPVSTSLGSELHANDDETSLHFVDDSVDASETEKSALLDDLVQSSDLENKIDVGNAERSDYEKPLFNTLPEIHSVEMPSDEEKITRTELFLVSGAACLPHPSEALTYREDAYIISPQNWLVVADGVGQWSLEGSNTRVYIRELMEKCENIVSNYENISTIKPADVLIRSAAETQSPGSSSVLVAYFDGQALHAANVGNTGFIIIRDGSVFKTSNAMFHELGFPIHLVQGDDHSEVIEEYKIDLNDGDVIVFGTNGLFDNLYEHEIASTISKSLQASLEPQEIAEILATAAQEVGRSRTSGSPFADAAQALGYVSYAGGKLDDVTVIVSLVQTT; translated from the exons ATGACTAACCTTTTCTCCAGAACCTTCCATTGTCTCTGGTTTCCATCCACCATTCTTCCTCCTAAACCACCTTCCAAAAACCTTCCATTTTCATCTTCAATTCATCTTCCCAAACGCCAAATCCATGTTCTTCCCAGTTCAGCTTCTTCCTCAACCCCATCTCCTCATGAACATGAACCTGTTGAACTCATCTCTTCAACTC AACATTCTGATGGAAGTATTGTGTTCACATTTGGAAATGCTAGTGAGATTAGAGAaatggtagatgaattagacaaACAGAAACTTGTTCCTGAGGGTGTTATTGAGGAAGGAGGTGTTGGTGTTTTGCTGAGTGATGATGGGGTTGGAAAGATGAGAAATGAGGATGATAGTAACTTAGGAGAAGAAATTGAATCATCTTCGACTGTAGTAGTTGATGTTGCTGATCAAAATCCTCAGCTTCTGGCAAGTGAAGAAGAAATTAGTGTTGTTTTTGAGAGTGATAATGAGACTGTGAACAATGATTTGCAAAACATTGATGAAAATTTGATGTTGGATTCAGCTGAGCCGACTGGTTTCCCAAGCGTGTCTAAGGAAGATTCTCAAGTTGATAGTTATGAAGAAGTTGGTGTTTCGATTGTTTCTCCAGCGGTGTCGGATGTGGTTTCTGATCTGAGTGGTGGTGGTTCTTTGGAAGTTGAAGTGAAAGAAG TTTACGATGATGGCGGTGTGGATAGAGCAGCAAACAGCCCAGCAGGTGGCGTTGATGCTAGTGACTTGACTGAATTGGTGCAAGTATCCACTTCTATAGAGTCTGGTCATTCTGTCAACGGAACAACAAGCAACTTGACGAGTAGTGTTGATGCTGACATAAGTGAATTGGAAACAGTATCCACTTCCTTAGAGTCGGTGCAAGATGATTATAGTGCGACAGACAATCTTAGTGGCAGTGTTGATGCTGAAACAAGTAAATTGGGGCCGGTAACAACTTCTTCAGAGTCTGTGCAGGATGATTATAGTGCAACAGACAATTTGACTGGCAATGTTGATACTGAAACAAATGAATTGGTGCCGGTATCAACTTCTTCAGAGTCTGCGCAAGATGAGTATAGTGCAACAGACAATTTGACTGACAGTGTTGATACCGAAACAAATGAATTGGTGCCGGTATCAACTTTAGAGTCTGCACAAGATGATTATAGTGCAACGGACAATCTGACTGAAAGTGTTGACATCGAAACAAATGAATTTGTGCCGGTATCAACTTCTTCAGATTTTGTGCAAAATGATTTTAGTGCAACGGAAAATCTGACTAGCAGTGTTGATGCTGAAACAAATGAATTGGTTCAGGTATCAACTTCTTCGGAGTCTGCGCAAGATGATTATAGTGCAACGGACAATCTCACTGAGAGTGTTGACATCGAAACAAATGAATTTGTGCCGGTATCAACTTCTTCAGAGTCTGCGCAAGATGATTATAGTGCTACTGATAATCTGACTGGCAGTGTTGATGCTGAAACAAGTGAATTGGTGCCAGTATCCACTTCTTCAGAGTCGGAACAAGTTGGTTATAGTGCAGCAGGCATTCTGACTGGTACCAGTATCGGTGCTGACATAAGTGAACTGGAACCAGTATCCATTTCTTTAGAGTCTACGCAAGATGATTATAGTGCAACAGCCAACCTGACTGGCAGTGTTGAGGAAGACATAACTGAGATCGTGCCAGTGTTaacttcttcagagtctgaacaAGTTGGTTATACTGCAACAGACAATCTGACTGGGGGTGTCGATGCCGAAACAAATGAATTGGTGCCGGAGTCCACTACCTTAGAGTCTGAACAATTTGGTTATAGTGCAACCGACAATCTGGCTGGCAGTGTTGACGCTGATAATTATGACACAGTGCCACTATCTACTTCTTTAGAGTCAGAACAAGTTGATTATAGTGCAACAGACAACCTGACTGATAGTGTTGATGAAAGCATAGTAAGTGAGTCGGGGCCGGTGCCAATTTCTTTAGACTCTGATCAGTCTGTTGATAGAGAAACAACCAGCCTGACTGATGGTGTTGTTGCCGAGTTTAGTGAGTCGGTCCCAATATCTACTTCAGTAGAGGCTGAACAAGTTGATTATAGTACAACGGACGACTTGACTGCCAGTGTTGATACCGAGTTAAGTGAATTGGTGCCATTATCCACTTCTTTAGAGCCTGAAAAAGTTGATTATAGTGCAACAGACAACTTGACTGATCATGTTGATGATGGCATAATAAGTGAGTTGGTGCCAGTACCGAATTCTTCAGACTCTGAACAGTCTGTTAATACCGAAACAACTCACCCGGCTGATGGTGTTGATGCCGAGTTTAGTGAGTTAGTGCCATTATCCACTTCTTTAGAGGCCGACCAAGTTGAATATAGTGAAACAGGCAACCTGACCTCCGGTGTTGATACCGAGTTAAATGCATTGGCGCCAACATCCACTTCTTTAGAGCCCGAGCAACTGGATTATAATGCAATAGACAACTTGACTGGCGGTATTGATACTGAGTTAACCGAATCGGCACCAGTGTCTACTTCTTTGGGGTCTGAACTTCATGCTAATGATGATGAAACAAGCCTCCACTTTGTGGATGACTCAGTTGATGCAAGTGAAACAGAAAAGTCAGCACTG CTGGATGATTTGGTTCAATCCTCAGACTTGGAAAACAAAATAGATGTTGGCAATGCCGAAAGAAGTGATTATGAAAAGCCATTATTTAATACTTTACCAGAGATACATTCAGTTGAGATGCCTAGTGATGA GGAAAAAATTACAAGAACGGAGCTTTTCCTAGTTTCTGGTGCTGCTTGCTTGCCTCATCCCTCCGAG GCACTTACATATCGAGAAGATGCTTATATTATTTCTCCCCAAAACTGGCTAGTTGTAGCTGATGGAGTTGGCCAGTGGTCACTTGAAG GGAGTAATACCAGAGTGTATATCAGGGAGCTCATGGAAAAGTGTGAGAATATTGTTTCAAATTATGAGAACATTTCAACAATAAAACCTGCAGATGTTCTTATCAGAAGTGCTGCCGAAACACAATCTCCAGGGTCATCTTCGGTTTTGGTTGCTTATTTTGACGGACAG GCCCTCCATGCAGCCAATGTTGGTAACACTGGATTTATCATAATAAGAGATGGTTCCGTCTTCAAAACATCAAATGCAATGTTTCACGAGCTCGGTTTTCCAATACATTTAGTTCAAGGCGACGACCACTCGGAAGTCATAGAG GAGTACAAAATCGATCTAAACGACGGTGACGTGATTGTATTTGGCACAAATGGACTTTTCGACAATCTTTATGAGCATGAAATAGCATCAACTATATCAAAATCACTGCAAGCTAGCTTGGAACCTCAG GAAATAGCGGAAATTTTGGCGACGGCGGCCCAAGAGGTCGGAAGATCAAGAACTAGTGGAAGTCCTTTTGCTGATGCAGCTCAGGCTTTGGGGTATGTGAGTTATGCAGGAGGCAAGCTTGATGATGTAACTGTTATAGTGTCATTAGTTCAAACTACATAG
- the LOC131625247 gene encoding non-specific lipid transfer protein GPI-anchored 31-like: MAPNFPLILCIFTIFAIHFTNAASSSHHAPSPSVDCSTLVLTMADCLSFVTNDSTISKPEGTCCSGLKTVLKSAPSCLCEAFKSSAQFGVVLNVSKALTLPSACKVSAPSLSNCGLSVTPAAAPGVIVSPASSPTAEAEAPGVATTPVLPSRVPAAAPTAKSAAASALLPISAGSILVCLLSLFSSL, translated from the exons ATGGCACCAAACTTTCCACTCATTCTCTGCATTTTCACCATCTTTGCCATCCATTTCACCAACGCCGCTTCATCTTCACACCATGCTCCATCACCCTCTGTTGACTGTTCAACCCTTGTTCTCACCATGGCTGATTGTTTGTCATTTGTCACAAATGACAGTACCATATCCAAACCAGAAGGAACATGCTGTTCTGGCTTGAAAACTGTCTTGAAAAGTGCTCCTTCTTGTCTCTGTGAAGCCTTCAAAAGCAGTGCTCAGTTTGGTGTTGTTTTGAATGTTTCAAAGGCCTTGACTCTTCCTTCTGCTTGCAAAGTCTCTGCTCCTTCTCTCTCTAACTGTGGAT TGTCTGTTACCCCTGCTGCTGCTCCTG GTGTAATTGTCTCCCCAGCATCTTCTCCTACTGCTGAAGCTGAAGCACCAGGTGTAGCCACCACTCCTGTGCTTCCATCTAGAGTACCGGCAGCCGCGCCGACTGCCAAGAGCGCGGCAGCATCAGCATTGCTCCCTATTTCAGCAGGATCCATTCTTGTTTGTCTCTTATCTCTATTCTCAAGCCTTTGA